Genomic segment of Paenibacillus sp. FSL R5-0623:
GGCCAAAGATACATCCACGAAACCATCCAACAAGCAGGAATTCATTGATATCGTAGAGGATTACGGACGTTCTTTGCCAGGTAACTACACGTACAATGCGGAGTGGTATGACCTCTTCTTCACAGACATCCAGCCGGTATTAGATGGCAAGATTACAGCCGCTGATTATGTGAAGCAACAACAGCCAAAAATGCAGAAGCTGCTCGACAAAGCGGTTGAACAGGAACAGAAATCTCAGAAATAGTAGATAGGAAAGGGTGATGCCGGCAGCCTGCAATCATGCTGCTGGCATCATTCGTATTGGGTATTATTGGATTCCATACGGGCATGTGGCATTCGTTGATCGGCAAGGTTCAATCGAAGAATGCCACATGCTGATACTAGAAACAGGGGTGAACGCCGTGATTACGAAATCGAGTTTGTATCGCAAAGAGATGCTGTACGGATATCTGTTTATCTTACCTCCGATTCTTGGGTTGCTGATCTTTGTCATGTTCCCATTCCTCTACTCCCTCTATGGTTCCTTTACCGACTGGGATGGACTGGGACAGATGAACTTTATCGGATTGGCCAACTTTAAGGACTTGCTAACGGATGACTTATTTTACAAAGCGATGTTTAATACATTCTTCCTGATGCTCGGGATCCCGATTGGCCTTTTGCTGGCATTGTTGCTGGCTATGGGTTTGAATCGTAAAATTCCCGGGACTACGACCTTCCGTGTCATTTATTATATTCCGGTCATCTCCTCCCTGGCTGCGGTGTCCATCATGTGGAACTGGGCGTATAACGGGGATTACGGTCTGGTGAACCAGTTCCTCGGCCTGTTTGGCATTGAGGGTCCCAACTGGCTCGCGAACAAAGACACAGTCAAACCAGCACTGATTATTATGACGGTATGGAAAGGTTTGGGATACACCATGTTATTGTACCTGGCTGCGCTGCAAAGTGTATCACGTACATATTATGAGGCGGCTGAACTTGATGGAGCTAATGGGTTCCAGATTTTCCGCAATATCACCTGGCCGATGGTGAAGCCTGTTACCTTTTTCCTCGTCGTTACAAATATCATTGGCGGCTCCCAGATCTTTACCGAGATGAACATTATGACGCCTACAGGTGGTCCTGAATATTCATCGGCTTCGATTGTCTTCTATATTTGGCAGAAAGCCTTCAGTAACCTTCAGATGGGTTATGCGTCAGCCATGGCTATGATTCTTGGTATTTTCATTTTTGTCATTACCTTGGTGCAATTCAAAATGAACGAAAAATCAGCCTATGATGGGGACTAATTGTCAAGGGAAGGAGTGAATCGGAAATGTCTTACAGTCAAAAAAGGAATTTAACGAACACGATCATTTTTATCGTACTCGCGATCGGTGCTATTGCGATGGTTGCACCACTGATCTGGATGCTATCCACTTCATTGAAGGAGAAGCAGGATGTATTCGCGCTTCCACCAGTGTGGATACCTGAAGTATTTCAATTTGGAAAGTATAAGGAAATCTGGGAAGCAGGCCCGCTGCTAAGCGGGATCAAAAACAGCCTCATTATCGCGGTCAGTGTAACGATCGTCGGTACGTTTACATCCAGTATCGCTGCGTTTGCTTTTGCCAAATTGAGATTTCCACATAAAAACAAACTGTTTCTTGCTTTGCTTGCTTCCATGATGATTCCGTATCCAACAGTCATGATTCCACAATTCATGATGTTCTCAAAACTTGGCTGGACAGATACATTATTGCCACTTATTGTACCGGGGTTGTTCGGTAATGTGATTATGATCTTCTT
This window contains:
- a CDS encoding sugar ABC transporter permease gives rise to the protein MITKSSLYRKEMLYGYLFILPPILGLLIFVMFPFLYSLYGSFTDWDGLGQMNFIGLANFKDLLTDDLFYKAMFNTFFLMLGIPIGLLLALLLAMGLNRKIPGTTTFRVIYYIPVISSLAAVSIMWNWAYNGDYGLVNQFLGLFGIEGPNWLANKDTVKPALIIMTVWKGLGYTMLLYLAALQSVSRTYYEAAELDGANGFQIFRNITWPMVKPVTFFLVVTNIIGGSQIFTEMNIMTPTGGPEYSSASIVFYIWQKAFSNLQMGYASAMAMILGIFIFVITLVQFKMNEKSAYDGD
- a CDS encoding carbohydrate ABC transporter permease, which encodes MSYSQKRNLTNTIIFIVLAIGAIAMVAPLIWMLSTSLKEKQDVFALPPVWIPEVFQFGKYKEIWEAGPLLSGIKNSLIIAVSVTIVGTFTSSIAAFAFAKLRFPHKNKLFLALLASMMIPYPTVMIPQFMMFSKLGWTDTLLPLIVPGLFGNVIMIFFLRQYLLSVPDAIIEAAKIDGSSYFRLYSSITFPLIKPAVAAQLILWFMGIWNDYLAPIIYLNSPEKQTLQLVIANFNATYAIQTDYPLIMAASIVALLPVLIIFLIFQKQIIESVAISGVKG